The DNA sequence CCCCCTTCGCCGACCGCGACCGGTTCATCCAGGTCGGCGCATTCACCCCCGGCGGCGGCGAACGCTACGAGATCGTCGACGTCATCACCCGCAGCTTCGACAGCACACCCACCAGCATCAGGCCGGCCGAGGCGCGGAACGACATCGCCATCGCCGTGCTCGACCGACCGGTGCCCCACGCACCGATCCGGCGGGCGACCACATCCGCCGTCGTCGGCGACCGTGTCAGCCTGCTCGGCATAACCCCGCAGATCAGCAACGCCCGCCGCCTCATCCAGGTCGACACCTGCGTCATCGACCGAGCCGCCGGCGGTATCCAGCTGGGCGCCGACGAGTTCTGCGCCGCCAACCTCCCCGGCCCGCTGCAGGTCGGCGCAGGATTTTCCGGCGGGGCACTGGTCCGGCCCGGCGAGCAGGGCGAGGACTCCGAGCTGCTCGGCATCTGCAGCCGCGGCATCGGCATCAGCCCGGAGGTCAGCCCGCCGGTCGTCATCGTCGACGCCGTGCGCGCACACGGGGACGTGTTCGGCGAGGCACTCCAGGCGTGACACCCGCCGACGCCGACGCACACGAAGCTCCCGCCCGGCAGTCCGACGAACTCCTCTCGGCGGCCGCAGGCGTCCTCATTACCGCGCTGCTGAGCTGGACACCCTGGTAAACCGCGCCGTCACCCGGACCGCAAGCGAGCCCCGCACCGAGCACCCGGCGCGCCACATCCGGCCACCGATATCGCACCGCGACATCACACCAAATCCCCTCACGTAAGGACGAACCGACATGGCAACCCGATCTGTCCGAGGAACCATCCGGCATAGGTTGCTGGCCGGACCGCGGCAGGCCTACCACACCGCACTGGACAGCCTCGACACCCCGCCCCACGTCGCCGACGATCCGATCGACGCGCCGTGGATCGCCGCCGTGCACTACGACGGCGGCGACCGCAGCGACCACTTCACCGGTCTCGGCGTCGTCATCGCCCCCGACTGGGTTCTCACCTGCGCACACCTGTTCTGCCCGGCACTCGACCAGCCCCACACCGGCGAACCGCCCACCGCCGAGAAAACCTTCCACGTCCGCATCGGCGATCCCCGCCTCTTCACCGGTAAACGGCACACGATCGCCGAACGCATCGAAAACGGCTACCTGCCTGCGATCGGCACTCCCGACGCGCGGAAGAACCGCGCCAAACCCAGCGCCGATCTCGCGTTGCTGCGCCTGACCGAGCCGACCGACGTCCCACCCGCGCGCCTGCTCGCCGGCCCGATCTCCGAGGGCACCGCCCTCACCTGCCTGGGCTGGCCCGACGGCCACCACGGACCCGGGCTGCTGACCCAGGTCAACACCACCACCATCACCCGCAAAGCCGCCCTCGGCGGCCTGATCAAGTCCGACGAGTTCTGCGCGGCCAACGTCCCGGCCCCGGCGAGCATGAGCAACGGCTACTCCGGTGGAGCTGCCCGGCTCGTACCGGGCACCGCCGAGGACGCACCGCCGCCGGTCGTCGGCCTCCTCAGCCGCGGAGCCGACATCGGCGACGACACCATCTCCTGGCCCGCGATCATCGTCGACCTCACCTCGCACCGCGAGTTCATCGAGGCGACCACCGGCGTCACGTTCCTCACCGCCGAACGAACCGCGGATCTGTGATGGCAGGCGAACAACGCCGGCCGTCAGCGGTCGGCACGACGCACGCCACGACGCCCGGCGGCGGAATCACCCGCTAAAAGACGTCGGTCCCGGCCCGGGGTATCGCCTCCCAGCCCCGGCCGGGACCGCCCACCGCAACACGACGACACCGGCCTCGCCGACCCGGATGCCGGATCGGGCGCCCATGTGCCCCGCTGTCCCCGCACCGAACACGCCCCGCGGCCAGTGCGTCGGCGCGGCCGCCTGCCCCTGCGTCCTGCGGACGCTGACTCCGACGTCCTGATCCGCCGACCTGCTCCTGTCCGCTCCGCCACGAAACGACGTCATTCCTGATGGATTTCCTGTTCACCCTGCTGCTGACCGCCTGGTACCCCGCCATCGGCCTCCACACCGCGCGGACCGTCCTGCGTGAGGCCACCACCCCAGGGGCTTGCGCCTGGCTCTGCGCCGCGGCGATGGTGCCGCTGTGGCCCGCGGTCGAACTCCTTCCGCCGCTGGCGGCCTGGTGCCAGGCCTGCGCCGCGCGACTGGCCAGGACCATCAGGCGGACTCGGTGAGTCTCGTCCACGGGCACCTGCCCGATCCGGCCCAACGCGTCTACGAGCTGCTGGCCGACCTTCCCGGGCCCGACACCACCGCCGCGCCACTGGCGTGCGCTCTGGGCCGCCCCGACCACGAAGTCACCGCCGCGCTGCAGGTCCTGCACACCGCCCGGCTGGTCGAGCACCAGCCCCCAGACCGCTACCGGCTCACCGACCGATACCGCCAGCACGCCACCCACCTCCGCGATCAGGTACCACCGCCGGTCCGCGGCGCCCAGCTTGCGGGCGTGCTGGGCTGGTACGCCGCCACCGCGGCCGCCGCCATCCCCACCCTCGCGCCCCACGCGCACCGGTTCAGCCCACCCGCCACCCACCACGGCGCCGTCCCGGCCACCATCACCAGCGCAAACCAGGCCCGCACCTGGTTCGGCCGCGAACACCACGTCCTTCCCGCCGTCGTGACCGCCGCCCTCGACACCCGCCACGACGACCTCGCGCTCGAGCTGGCCGAAGCCTGCTGGCACCTGGCCCGCCCCACCTATCACCACGACGACCTCGCCTGCATCCAGCACGCCGGCCACACCGCCGCCCACCGCACCGCCCCGGAGATCGCGGCGGTCTTCCGCGCCCGCCACGCCGTCGCCCTGGCCGACCTCGGCCACCACGACGACGCCCGCACCGCGGCCGCCGACGCCACCGACCTCGCCCATAGCGGAGGCGATCCGCGCCTCGCAGCGCTCGCCCACGCCGCAGCCGGCCGGGTCCTGCTCGCCGCCGGAACGCCCGAGGCCGCCCTGCGCGCACTCGCCCTCGCACTGCGCCACCAACGCCGCCTCGCCGACGACACCCACGGCCACGCCGTCGTGCACCGCCGGATCGGCCAGGCCTACCTTGCCCACCGCCGGTTCACCGACGCCATCCGGCACCTGCGCGAGTCCCGCGACGCCATGACCCGCGCCCGCAACCCGCTCGGCGCCGCCCAAGCCGTCGCCTCCCTCGCCGAGGC is a window from the Amycolatopsis sp. cg9 genome containing:
- a CDS encoding trypsin-like serine protease, with protein sequence MATRSVRGTIRHRLLAGPRQAYHTALDSLDTPPHVADDPIDAPWIAAVHYDGGDRSDHFTGLGVVIAPDWVLTCAHLFCPALDQPHTGEPPTAEKTFHVRIGDPRLFTGKRHTIAERIENGYLPAIGTPDARKNRAKPSADLALLRLTEPTDVPPARLLAGPISEGTALTCLGWPDGHHGPGLLTQVNTTTITRKAALGGLIKSDEFCAANVPAPASMSNGYSGGAARLVPGTAEDAPPPVVGLLSRGADIGDDTISWPAIIVDLTSHREFIEATTGVTFLTAERTADL
- a CDS encoding trypsin-like serine protease, producing the protein MSTPTAADATEIGTASAAHTISRLDAQIGDLTAQRDAAVATATDAATHVLTTLPMAPLIAPATVAAPWMVATRWDCPARGRFDQAESVGVLIGPRHVLTVAHFFDTTLPVPPAIQQNPDFTPFADRDRFIQVGAFTPGGGERYEIVDVITRSFDSTPTSIRPAEARNDIAIAVLDRPVPHAPIRRATTSAVVGDRVSLLGITPQISNARRLIQVDTCVIDRAAGGIQLGADEFCAANLPGPLQVGAGFSGGALVRPGEQGEDSELLGICSRGIGISPEVSPPVVIVDAVRAHGDVFGEALQA